The Capra hircus breed San Clemente chromosome 12, ASM170441v1, whole genome shotgun sequence region CTGAGCTAAGTAAAGCTAGAAGATTTTTATCTAGCCCCGACCAGGCGGCTagtattccctctttttttttttttttttcctgcgaGGGTGTTTTTGGCTGCAATTGCATGAAATCCCAATGGTGTAGACCAGTGGCGATGGATCTAGGAGTTTACCAACTGAGacatttttcaatttctttcttgtCATCCTTGCTCGGGACCGAAAACGCCTCTGTGAGACTTGACAATAGGTAAATGTCGGCTgggatactttaaaaaatttactcgTGAGATCCTTGTAATAATGCAGGTGAAAGATAGCCCGGCGAATTCCTTTGTCCATTGCTGAGAGGCTACGGTGACATGGATATTGCTTTTTGAAATGTTCCGAATAGCCTTGTTCTGGCCAGAGCAGTGTTTAACCACATTATGTAATTTAGCCTTTGTGGCTCACTAAAATAGGGAAATGTCTGGATATTCGTTAGGAAGAGAGTGGCTGGTGTTTTCTGGAGGGTGATATATTACATAGCATTAAAGAATGTTCAGAAAATGATGTTAGTAACACCACAGAATTAAGGAATTCTTTTTGTCTGGGATAGGAAAAAAAGAtctcatttattgatttttttttccttctctttttcagcTCATCTGGTGCAAGTGTGGTAGCTATTGACAACAAAATCGAGCAAGCTATGGTATGTACTGTTTTAAAAATCGTTTGTACTAAATGTGGGCACAGTACAAAATGCAGGGTGTCTTGGGATGAAAGGAGCGCATCTGTAGAAGATGATGACTGCTCTCCATACATTTAGAAATGCCGGCACTGTCTCCATTCTGCCACTATGAAGCCACATACCGGGTCTGctaaggagagagaaagggacccTGCGGGTATTTGATGTTCTTTCCAGGACCGATTTCAAACAACCATCGATTTTGGCGGAGGTGCCTGCCCCTTTTTTGCTGGGGAATTGCTGGGAAAGCGCTGGCCCAGCGTGTCCTTTGGTCTCGGGCACATCGCTAGTGATGTGGCTTTCCTAGGGATCCTAAGGTTTACCGCGGAGCCGGGAGCGGGGAGGGCCCCAGAAGTGGGGGTCTCGGGAAGGAGCCTCCTCCACAGGGCCAAACGGATCCCCAGTGGTGGAGGCTCCTGCACAATGAAGAAGAGCCGAAGAAAAGTTTCGCCGTCTCAGCCTGCGCCTGGATTTCTCCCATTTTTTATTTCCGCCTTGGCCGTTCTTTGTTATTGGAGCAGCGCCTGTGGCTCTTCTCACGGGATTCTCTGCCCACTGTTGCTAGGCAAACTCCGAACCTTTAATTCGGAGCTATAAATAACTCGAGCGCCCATTGGCTGCGACGGCTGCCCAGGTTTCTGTGATGTCAGCTTAATCACGaaaagggggggtggggggaggaaaatGCGGCAACACGCTCGGTAGGAACTGGCTGCAGCCGGTGCTGAGGGAGGCGGTCCAGCGGGCGGAGGGAGGGGCTTGGGGGCGGGGTCGTGGCTCCCGTTGCTCGGGGCTGGACATCCCTGGGCCCGGCTTCTTTCTGCACCGAGCTGGAGCCCGGCTGCGTTTTGCCATCTCGAATAGGAAACCTGAGTGTAGGCATTCCTGGCCAACGGCTGCAAGGAAAGCAAAACCTTGATCACTTATACGTTAAACTGAAGTATTGTACAGTTAGGGTGGTATTCCGTCTTTTTCCCCTGGAGCCTGTTAAATGAATCTCTAAAGGCAGGATATGTCAGTGGTTAGGGAGAGACTCGCAAAATGTTTTAACAATTCAGAGTCCGGGAAACAGTCAGTAGAACGTTAAAcctttctcccccaccccccttccttctctccctttcagGATCTGGTGAAAAGCCATTTGATGTATGCAGTTAGAGAGGAAGTGGAGGTCCTCAAGGAACAGATCAAGGAACTCATAGAGAAAAATTCCCAGCTGGAGCAGGAGAACAATCTGCTGAAGACACTGGCCAGTCCCGAGCAGCTTGCCCAGTTCCAGGCCCAGCTGCAGACTGGCTCGCCCCCTGCCACCACACAGCCACAGGGGACCACACAGCCCCCGGCCCAGCCAGCATCCCAGGGCTCAGGACCAACTGCGTAGCCATCCCGGCCCCCGAAGAACTGGCTGCTGTGGTCTGAACTGAACAGACCTGAGAAGATGTACTAGGGGAGGGGTCCGCCCCCACCGTCACCCATTTCATTGCTCGCTGCAAAAGAGACGTGAGACTGACATatgccattttctcttttttccagtaTTAAACACTCATATGCTTTCGGCTTGAAGAAATTGCTTAGTTGGGTGAGTTAAAGGTTAATCAGAGAATTAGCATGGATATACTGGGACCTCATGCAGCTTGGCAGAACCGTGAGCTGTGGTTTCATTCATTCTGAGGAGCTGTTGTGCCTTTCCACTCCCCGCCCCTGCTCCCCACCGCTCCCCCCCCCAAGAGTTCTTCCTGCTTGCACAGTAGTGTactccatggggttccaaagcaGAGGAGCTTGCCACTGGACTTTCCTCTCCTCCCCCGAGAGGAACTGGAAAGGGAGGTGAAGGTCAAGAGTGAAGCTTAGTCTCACCTAAGATGAGGGGAAAACATAGTTCATTGTACAAACGACGACTGTCACCAgactccataaaaaaaaaaatcgtactGTGCCTCTTTCCGAAACAGTGACACAAAACTATTAGTGTGACTAAATGGTGACAGGTAGCTGGGACCTAAGCTCTCTTACCATGAAGGTTGTTTTGCTTAttgtatatttgtgtatgtagTGTAACTATTTTGTACAATAGAGGACTGTAACTACTATTTAGGTTGTACAGATTGCAATTTAGATGTTTCATTGGCTGTCTGAAGAGGTGTGGATTGTCTTTTATATAGCGATCTCCGTGAAAAACCCATGAAGCAAAACACACCTCCCTAAAGAGATTTTAAGAATTTGGCACAGGTAGTCACTTTGTGTAATCTGCAATCTTCTAGCTGCTGAGTATCTTGAAGTCACTCCCTGTTCACTGAAATCCTTGATTGAACTGGTTGAATACTTTGAAAAATGCAGAGTTCTAGCTAATGGATTTCCCAGTAGGGGTTTCTGCATATTACCTGTATAGTAGTTATCTGCATATGTTTCTGTGCATGTTCTCTACACAGTTGTAAGGTGTCACTGTATTTAACTGTTGCACTTGTCAACTTTCAATAAAGCATACAAAATGTTGATAAACAAGTGTTTCTACGTTACAGTGTTAATGTAATGGTAGTCATTTCCACAACTATTTCCAGGCAAAGTTAAAACAATTTGGTGAAATTCTGAAGGGGGGTGAAAGGGTTGGGCAAAGTAGTGATGCTCATGGTTTGACTGGAGAAGCATAAGGAATCTGACATTGCGTTCTTTCAGGTAGTAAGGGAAGAGACAAGGAGGCAAGAGCTTGGTCCTTGAGACTGGTTGTGTGACCTGGACAAGCGGCGTTCCCCATTCACAGCTGATGCGAGGGAGCTGAGAGAAATCTCTTGAATGCCTCTGTGGCTTTAAAACTCTGGGAGTCCGTGGAAGTCTTAGTCTTCTAGTGTTTACCGGCTGAGGGGAATGAACCTTACTCCATGTATAATCCCAACAAGCAGCTCTAGGATCAGAAGGTGGGGCTTAGAGAGAGAATCTGATTTCCGCTTCAAGAACTCTGAGAATGGATGCCTTTCCTAGTGTGGATTGAGTTCCCAGCTCCTAGGGATGCCCAAACAAAAGATAGGATAATTCCAGTGGCTTCCTTTATACTGAGTTTGAGGAAGGACCAGATGAACAAGGGAGTCCCCTCCCACTTGTTTCCTTAAGACTAAAAGAAGTCAAAGTTCTAAACATGGAATCCTAAAGCAAGTTGGCACCTGAGAAGTGAGCCTGCAGGGTCCCATTCTGTTGCAGGAGCCACGCCACTGAGCAGAGATGAACAGGGTGAGTTTTCAGCCCTGCAGTCTGCCCCAGCACCTCAGTAACTACCCCTCCACTAGAGAGAAGCAGCAATCCTCAGCTCCAAGGTTTTCTCAGGCCCTTGCAGGACAGGACTCAACTTTGCTGAATCCTTCTCTAATGTAGAACTGATGGGAGGTTGATGGGCGGATGGAGGGAACATCAGAGTTCCCCGGAAAGGACTGGGCTGCGTGCATGTTGACGGGGCTCAAAGTGACCCGCTGGGCAACCTAGCTTCTATTGAAGCACTGAACTGCCAACTGCCGTGGGAGGGGTTGGTGGCCATGAGGATGATTTGGGGAAACTTGGAGAGGGCTTAAAACAATCCTTGTCATACTCACGTGAAGGTTATATATTAATAACTGACAAAGGGATACTCGTAGTAATcccatttcctttaaaaagaaagctaCGCTGATTCTAAATCCTTAAccatttcatcttttatatttttaatgaagcTCTTCAATAGCAAAGGTCGTAATTGTGGGAAATTTGAAAaagttcatgtcaatgtatcaTTAAGGCAGAACTTTCTACATTATTTAATGGAATTGGGGgcctttttttattaaaaatgcaagACTCCCATGCTGTTTGGGAGCTGAATATTATACATGAAATAAGAATGAATTATTAAAATCAAAAGATGTTTTTTCATGCATGTTCATTTTAATCATTACTAAACatgttttaagtaattttaaaggGCATTTTTACTGTCTGCTTGCAGACCTGATTAGGCCTTTCTTGGCTTGTGGGTTGTTATTTAATTGATTATATCATACTTAGTTTCTCTGGAGCGGGAGAGACTTTTTAGGGGGACGGAATGTTGTCCAGCCTTGGGTGTGCCTGACATCATCAATTGCAGCAGGAGAAACCACCATTCGGGGAAGGAGACACAAGGAGTCTTACGtgattttaatgaatgaatgctttCTGTTTCAAATTCACAATGCTTATAACTCATTAATTCTGTTCCTCTTTTTTTGcatagtttaaaaacaaatatttatttttgttatgtgATAAATACATAATGCCGGGATCAATTTTAAATTGATACAAGATATGTATAGATATTCATTATAACTGaaatgggtaaagaatttgcctgcaatgcaggagacctgggttggatccctggtttgggaagatcccctggagaagggaatgactacccaaaccagtatttttgcttggagaattctgtggacagaagagcccagccAGCTGCAGtctttgggattgcaaagagtcagacacgactgagcgactaacgcacgtaacagattagaaatgaaaacttaatttCCACAAACACTGCTCTGCCCTTACTTTTACGTAAAATGAGTAGCTGAAGCTACCAGGGGCCTGGCAGCCTTTAGCCATCAACTTCACAACCATTCCAACAGCAATCATGGCCCAAAAATTAGAAATGGAGGCAGAGAAAAATGAAGTTTCCTCCCTCTTAAATAAGAGTGCCTGCCACAGAGCAGAGATAAAGAGAGCTCCACCTTCCAGGCCTGGCACTGCAGAAACTAGCTCTTCAACCTTTTGAATGGGACTTTCTACTcactttctcatcagtaaaatatgGAGCTGGATCAGATTACGAAGATGCTGTCCTGCCACAAGATGCTACAGTCCTCCGCTTTTTCCAGTGACTTTATTTCACTGGGACTTTTGGGAGGAGAGTGTGctgttctatttatttgtttaacttCATGGGCTAAATTAATTTGGTGTTAATCCTAACTTTGCCGTTTATTAGCAAGGTGGCATTGGGCAGGTTCCTTTACATACTGGTCTGTTTCCTCATGCTAAAATGAGGACATGCTATTTCCataggttttatttcttttgtaagGGAACGCTGTAAACACAGATTGATTCAAAGCAAATGGGTCAAGAAATGTTAGCCTCTGTCTTATTTTTGAGTCATTCATcctcttatttatttgtatatttaattttgtatttttttgcagGAATAAAGGTGTGGCAGTTTTATTTTctgagcttccctcatagctcagttggtaaaaaatatgcctgcaaggcaggagaccccggtttgattcctgggttgggaagatctgctggagaagggaaaggctacctaatccagtattctggcctggagaattccatggactgtatagtccatggggtcacaaagagtcagacatgactgagtgactttcattttattttctattagctTTTATTTAGCATTGGGATAACAGTGATGGctgttaaaattttattacaaaaatgcACTAAAAAATGCCTTTTCTGGAATGGGGACAGGAATATACCATTCCTTCTATATCTAAGAAATTATACTTAAGGCAGCTATTTGATTAGAAAGAATTTATTGGGAATTGTTTGAAAGTCATTGGTAGAAGTAAATACACAATTACAGGTGGAATGTATGTCTTACATGATTGATTTCCTTATGGAAAGAAGTTCTAGGTAAAACAGTGCTGTGGATGGCCGGGCAGGCCAGAGTCACTGGGGTCGGTAATGAAGCTTTATCAACAGCTGTTTTAAAGGTTTAGTGGCCATTTTAAAGTGTGCAAAAATTACTGCACTATTGCAACATAAATCTGAGCTTTAATCCAGGTATTTTGGACCCAGATGTCTGTAGCATGTGACAGAGAAGTCCCTTGAGTGAAGTGAGGCCAGACAGTGGGAAGTGGTGATGACTGTGGCCTTGAGAATACACTCCATCCACACGCGCCCGGATCCTGTGCTGCTCAACTCCGTGCAATCGTTGCTGTGTGCGAACTCAAGCTTTGTGTTGCCAGATCTTCACGTTTTTCAAGATCCAGAAATCCAGGCTCTGTCTGAAAATTCCTGATTTTAGACATCATGCAGACCAAACAGAAGCACGGCTGCTCTGCTGATCTGGCCCACAGGCTGCAAGTGTCCGCTCCCTGCTTTCTAGATCTGCAAGAACCAGACTCCTACCCTAAGTGGCAGCTCATCCCTTCAGCACAAAACAATGCAGAAAACTTCTCTTTTGAGTAGAGAAAGTGGGCACAGGCTGTCTGGGGAGCTATGTGTGAATTTCTTCAAAGACCCTTTCCCGAGTACcctcctggcttttttttttttttttttttcaatgtggaccatttttgaaagtctttattgaatttgttaatattgcttctattttatgttttggtgttttggccatgAAACATATGGGGTCTTAGCTCCACATGGGATCAAActctcaccagggatcaaactctcacccCTTGCATTAAGGGATGAAGTCTCAACCGCtatactaccagggaagtcccctgtggCTTGTTCTTTATACTGGAAAGGAGTACAGAGTCTCAGCCCTAAAGGGCAGCCCAAATACCACCTGTTAGAGATATGGGGTACTTTGTTTTCTGAAGAAATTTGCCTTATGTGACAAAATACCTGAATCACTCTTCTCTTTTCATATGAATCCTTCGGCAAAAATATTTCTGGGAGTTCTTTTAGGAACTGTTGTTAAATTGGTAGCGATTCCTCAGGGGAGTATGACCCCTCCACTACAGTTTACAACTGACTCATTTAAGGACAAAGATGTTAGTGGATGTGTGTACTACAGCGTTATATCATACATGCTTCACAGTTTCCAGGAATAACTTGTATTTCAGTAAAACAATCTGCCCTATTGTGTCAGGTATACTCAAGCATGTCTGGGTAGTGGTCTGCAGTCAatgcagactgctgctgctgctaagtcacttcagtcgtgtccaactccgtgcgaccccatagatggcagcccagcaggctcccccgtccctgggattctccaggcaagaacactagagtgggttgccatttccttctccaatgcatgaaagtgaaaagtgaaaaatgaaagtgaagtcgctcagtcgtgtccgactcttagtgaccccatggactgcagcctcccaggctcctccatccatgggatttgccaggcaagagcactggagtgggtgccattgccttctccgcaatgcAGACTAGGGGaccaagaaaacagaagtctgtGTTTCTCTCCTtaaggggagagagagatggagacagactGACCCACTGTCCTGGTTTGCTGGGGAATTGAGAGTGATTCCTGGAAGTGGGACTTTCAGTGCtacaaccaggaaagtcccaggcaAGCTGGTAGAAGCTGGTCTCCCTAGAAACCATTTCCTCCCTACTTGGACACACAGCTGAATCATACCTCCCAGCCCTTTGAAATTCGGTGCCACCTGGAACTCAGTTTTAGCCAACGGATTGAGAGCTGAAGTGATGAACACTCGGCCGTAAGAAAACCagtctgaggacttccctggtggtccagtggttaagatttggcACTTCCCCAGTAAGGAGTACAGGTCCGATTCCAGGTCCGGGCATTAAGATCCTGCGTGatgtgccattaaaaaaaaaaaaaaatcacaatctgCCATGCTTGTTCCACTGACCCAGTGGGGAAGATCTGGGGCCCTTGGGTGAGACAGAGCCTCTGTCAGCCTGGGTGTGTGAATGACTGAGTGTCCTCCCCCACTAACCTGGAACCAGCCTGGAGTGTGTCAGCCTTCAGAGATCTGAGAATCTGCTTGTCTCGGGGGCTGACCCGAGGCTGACACAGAAATGATGCTGAACTCGGGTGTTGCCGTCAGAACAGAAATGTTGATGGTGGCATCGACGGCAGCCAGTGATAAAATCGTTGGAGGTATGAGAGGTTGAGACCCATCCTGGAAGTGGTAACGCATTTTGTAAAACTGGTGCCTGTAGCCACCCAGGTGCCCAGGGAGCCTGTATTTCTGAAGGGTCAGAAAGTTAGTAACCTGTTACTATGTTTGATGAAGACTTTCAAGAAAAAGGTGGGCTCAGGAAAGAATGAGTCTAGTTTTTcaataaaaaggaaagggaagaaaaggtaCAGAAATtgggaaagtcaaagtgaaagggttcagtcactcagttgtgtccaactctttgcaaccccatggactgtagccccccaggctcctctgtccgtggaattctccaggcaagaatcctggaatgggttgccatttccttctccagaggatcttcccgacccagggatcgaacccgggtctcttgcatctcctgtattggcaggtggattctttaccgctagcaccacttGGAAAACTAGAGGATCCCTAACTAGTACAGatctttcctctgtttccttgtcAACAGTTTGgaattctgtttattttccttttccccatAGGAATAATTACTGTAGTATActttactgcaaggagatccaaccagtccattctaaaggagatcagtcctgggtgttctttggaaggaatgatgctaaagctgaaactccagtactttggccacctcatgcagagttgactcattggaaaagactctgatgctgggagggattaggggcaggaggagaaggggacgaccgaggatgagatggctggatggcatcaccaactcgatggatgtgagtctgagtgaactgcgggagttggtgatggacagggaggcctggggtgctgagattcatggggtcgcaaagagtcggacacgactgagcgactgaactgaactgaactgactttgaaTTTTGGAAGAAATAATTATTGCTGTATACTTTGAATTCTTAAAATTCCATGGGAGTGATAAATCTGTCTCACAATAAAAgatggaagggaaggagggagggaaagaaagaaagaaagagaaaggaaggaaggaagaaagaaccaCCTCCCAAGGTTTCAAATTGAGTTTATTAGCATGTAAAAATTTTACTTGTACTGTAGATGAAGGACACGATGTTAAGCTCGTCCACGTGGTTGAGTCCACTCTGTTAGTGACCAACTGTAATCTACGTGGAGGTGGTGCTCAACTCCATCTGGGGAGGACCTCGAGGGCTCCCTGGGAATGTGATACTTGAGCTGTGCCTTCTATTAATAGGACAAGTTGCCAAGAGGGAGCGGGCAGCAGTGTTGGAGGCATCTTGTGAGCGTGTTGAGAGGAGTGGCAACTTGAGGCTGATTTCCTCTAACTGAAGTGCAGGCTGGTGGGGTGTGAGGCAGGAGAGGGTGGGCTCTAGCCTCTAGGTCTCCTCTAGCCTTTGAATTGTGGGAGAGGCTCCCATAATCACGCTAAGGAATAGCAGCAAGGAACACACTGTAAGGTACCTTTTAGAAAAAAATCGAGGCGAGATGGCCTATACACAGAGAAATCTGTTATTCAACCGCTGAAATAGATCAGGTGCAGGAGAGAAGTCTAAGGAACACACCAGTGGTGGGGGAAGAGTGTAGGAGCCTCGAGGTCAGGGAATTGGAagggtgagtgatcgcaccaccCCCTGGATGGGAATAAGAAGGCAGAACCAGTCTGGGAACCTTACAGAGCTCAGTTTTGAATGTGTGGAGTGGGGAACTTGTAGGGAATCCAGGTGGAGATTTCCTCTAGCCAGCCTCGCCTATGGCCTGGGGGCTAGCTGGTGGAGATGCTTGTGTTCATCATGCCCACGTTTTCCTCTTCTTTCGGGGCACAGCCAGACTACCTTCCCACCTCCCTGCTGTAACATGCGCCTTGCCTTGCCCATGGATGGCAAGCAGAAGGGATGTGTGACACCTGTAGGTGtggccccaggggatcttccacgcTCTCTGAGTGTGCAGCCCCAAGAAGGGGGAGGGCGGTGAGGGCGTGGGGAGGACTGCAAACTGTGCTGAGCCTCAGACATCgtaggggggtgggggagtcGTTACAGCCTTTAGCCCACCTTGTCCATTGCAGCTGAAGAGAGCGAGAGTCGTTTTATGACCGAGTCCAAGCCTGTACTGCTGCCCACACAGATCAATGAATCGAGAGATGAATTGTTAGGGCGAGGAAAGGcggctttattcagaaagccagcacaATGGAGAAGATGGTGAACTATTGTCCGAGGAACCATGCTACCTGAGTTAGAagtcaggcttcttttatactaaaaggggagGGGTTGTGGCTGGttcttgcaaacttcttggtACCTGAATCCTTTGTTCTTACAGTTGTCCATGTAGGTCTGGTCACTGTGTTCctataaacctccaacaagacaaatgGTATTCTCTGTTCTGCCACTTCTTATCTTTGTATGAATGGAAAAATGTCATacctttaaaggtcagagccttgacAGTGGGCTGTCATGTGTATTTCAGGCTATCAGCAACATCTTATGGACAAAAGGTCCAGCCTGACTAAGCACAGGCAACGGAGCACAAAGGTTAGAGCTAAAGGAACAGATCCAGTATGGAGTCAGGTTTGTTCTG contains the following coding sequences:
- the TSC22D1 gene encoding TSC22 domain family protein 1 isoform X7 — protein: MKSQWCRPVAMDLGVYQLRHFSISFLSSLLGTENASVRLDNSSSGASVVAIDNKIEQAMDLVKSHLMYAVREEVEVLKEQIKELIEKNSQLEQENNLLKTLASPEQLAQFQAQLQTGSPPATTQPQGTTQPPAQPASQGSGPTA
- the TSC22D1 gene encoding TSC22 domain family protein 1 isoform X8, translated to MDLVKSHLMYAVREEVEVLKEQIKELIEKNSQLEQENNLLKTLASPEQLAQFQAQLQTGSPPATTQPQGTTQPPAQPASQGSGPTA